The Reinekea forsetii genome contains the following window.
TAAGATTTTACCTTTCTCGCTCTATTGGGCCCTATGTTTTTTTGGCTATGTACAGATTTGCTTTGATCTACAACAGGTCTGCAGCATTAGCATATCTCTTAGCGTCCTTGCGCAGTCGGGTTACTGAGACCGGTTTGACCTTGCTTAAGGTGAATCTACAGGCCATTGTTGCGAACTATTTTTCAGCCAATAAACTGGTTTCGAAAAACCCAAAGCCAAGTCGAATGTTTGACCGGTTACTCGTTGTTGCGTACCCCACGCCGAATCGAAAAGGCCTGGTATTTATAAAGTTTACCGAGACCTTTCATATTCTATTACTGGACCCGACGACTGTGAGGCGGCTCCTGCGTGATTACCATCTAGTGCTCGAACCGAGCTGGTCTGGCTATGCCCTGCCTGAAATTTTAGCGTGGACCGCCTTTGCGCAGACTAAGATATTTATCGAATGTGCCGAGAAAGAGGATTTCAGATTGATTAGCGAACTCAAGGGGAACTTGGTGCCATTGCGAATAGGCTCGGGTGATTGGGTTGACTATGGCGCCACCTCAGCCGAGGTTTACCAACCGCTCGCAGCTAAAAAATACGATATCACACTCGTAGCAAACTTTAACCCAATCAAAAGAATTCATATATTCTTTCGCATGCTGAACAAAATAACGGCCCACAAACCTATCAAGGCTGCACTGGTGTGTGCAAACTTTGGCAGTCAGCGTTTGGCAGTGGAGAAGTTGCTGAGCTTACACCGTCACCTCGAAATTGATTACTTTGTCGATCTAAACACTGCGCAATTAAATGAGATTCTGCTCGAATCTAAATATGTCAGTTTGCTGACCTTAAAAGAGGGCAGTAACCGCTCTCTGTTCGAAGCCGTGGCATTAAACTGTCCGATAATCTTGCTGGCCGGAAATGTTGGCGTGAATCGTGATAACGTCAATGCTGCCACGGGCCATATCTTTACTGAAAAAGAAATCGTTCGATTCTTTATTGGCAACCCAGATCCAACAAAGCACCCGAGGAACTGGGGCATAGAGCACATCTCTCATGGCGCTAGCATGGAGAAGGTCTTACAAGCCGTCTATGGTTTTGACTACCGAACACTGTATGGTCAGTTTTTTAGGAATAAAGTGAATAGTCCCGAAATGGCTTATGACTATGAGGATGCATTATTCAACCGAAAAGCCAATCACGACTGCTTGAATAGGTATTTCTCCGATTGTGACTGACCCCTCAATATAGAATGAGCAGGGTGCTATGCTGCAGCGGCACTTTAAGAAGACTCGGAGATTAACCTAATGCGATACCTATTTCTTGCTTCTACCCTCCTACTGTATAGCCTTTCCTTTGCAGAGAATTACAGCGCTTTGCCTTTAGAGCAAATTGCACCTAAACCTTCTTTCGATATCAACAATAGGTATAACAGAGCCTATCCCGATACCCTCTACTCTGTTGATGTCGTGGCCGGCGGCGGTAACTATCCGTATCGCTTTGAATTAATTGAAGCGCCTGCTGACGTACAGTTGGACGAGTCCATTGGCACCATTCGTTGGGCAAGCCCAATCGAACGCGACGCCCTGTATCGCTTCAAGGTTGCTATCAGTGACAGTTCAGTAGAACCCCAAACCCTTACCGCAACCTGGGACGTTAAGGTTACCAAAGAAGGTTTTATGTTTGTCGACAGCAAAAATGGCAGCAACGACGGTGCCGGCACCATTGACGATCCGAAGTTAGACTTTTCAGATGTCTATGGTGGGCTGAGTTATGAGAGCAAGTATTCGGAACGCAACAAAAATAAATTTATCTATTTCAGATCTGGTAAGTATAAGTTCGACGGTTACAAGGAAGACGCCCGGATTCAATGGACTAATCGCCAGCCAGTGGTATTTCTAACCTACCCCAAAGAAGTGGTCGAGTTTGATATGTCGACCACCCACTTACGCTCTGATACGACACTGGATAACTTCTATCTTGAAGGCGTTCGGGTCTTTCAAATGTCCAATAGCGAAGAAACAACCCATGAATTTCATATGGGTTTTAGAATTAGTGGTGGTTCCAAAGATGTGGTATTCCGAAATAACCGATTTCAAAACCTCATCAGTTCAAGAGACTCCTGGAATCAGTCTGTCATTATGGCCAATCATGAGGGAGCCGGACGGCGGTGGTCTTTTTTAAATAACTACTTCGGTAACATCATGCATGGTTTTGGAATACTGGCCTATACGATAGATCATGTCGCTGTGCAGCGAAACTCATTTGTCTCATTTGCCGACCCAGCCGGGCAGGGAACCTCGCATGCGCTAGGCATTAAGATGAACAGTGAGAACTGGTATGTAAATGAAAATACCTTTGACGACATCGACAATAACGCCATCTGGTTGTACAACGCGAAACAGGGGGGCGAAAGCTATGGCAATATCGATGTCAGTTATAATCGTATTGAAACCAGCGGCTCTGGTTTTGGCATTACCTTTAATGATAAAAACACGGATATCGATTTGCCGCTCTATATTTATCGAAACAACATTATCGGCAACGTGCGCTTTATTAAGGTTGTCGCAGACACCCCAAATATCATTATGAAAGACAATGTTATCGAGAGTTATGACACCAAGGTATTTTCCTGTGAAGACTGTAGCGATGAGTCGAGTGTTATCACCCAAGGCAATCAATTTTCGGCAGAAAAGGGTAGCTTCTTTCGGGATCGAGATGAAACGGTAGGGGCCATTTCGAAAGATACCTTTTCCTCTAGCGTTGGCGCAGACATCGTATATGAGCTAAATCAACCGAAAAATTTAGAGCCGAGGTTGGAAACAAATTAACCTCAGTCACTGCTCGTAACCGAGCTTTCTGACGTGGGTCGATCGAGCCGGTTTCTGAATCCTTGCGGCGTTCAGATGCCAGCTCAAGCTGTCCTGCACCTGTTAGCTTCTTTGGGTGTTTGCCATAGGTAATCGATTATCGTCGGCGGTTAATTGCCTCTTGACCACACGTAATTTACCGGATTTTTCACGTACTATCGTGTTCACTAATTCGAGTGTTATCTGGATGGTGGGCGAAATCTTGTTGCGAACAGCCAGTTGAATATCCCGCCCTATAGCGTTGTTGAAATTAGCCGTCGGAATTATTCTAATTGTCAGATGGTCTAACCGGTCCTGTAAAACTTGAAATTGCTTAAACACGGCGCGCTGTTCTTGCATCTTTTCAAATATGTATATTATCGCCTCAGGGTGAATAGACCGTCCCTCGGGGGTATGGATAATATCGTAAGCCCGCCCGTGCACCCTGGATAAGACCGGCAGGCCTCTGCCGCAACTGCAACCACCCGGGGCGAGGGTGGCGTAGTCACCCAGCTTATAGCGGATTAACGGAGTGGCATAGTTGTGCAAATCGGTCAGCACAATCTCACCTGTGCCATGGTTGTAGGTGATGCCGTCGCGTTCAACTTGAACCAACAGATTACTGGCCATGACATGCAGAGCCCCCTGTTCACATTCATGGGCAATGGATCCGACCTCCCCACAACCGTATTCATTGAAAACCTTAACGGCAAAACCCTGTTCGATATCGTGGCGATCGAGCTCAGACAACACCTCAGACGTGGTTATGACCGCCTTTAAACTCGGCAGCGGGGCTAAATTGGTCTGCTTTATATAATTAGCAAAGAGGCGAATGGCGCTGACATAGCCATATAGATAGGCGGGTTTGACTACCAGTAAGTGGCGGTAATAGCCGGCCATGTCGGCGTCAGTCATATCAAAGGCCGACAAGCGATAGCGGTTGGCCACTAGGTCGGTGATCCTCGCCAAAAACTTAGCCCTGTTGCTGTGCGGGATACCCCAGAACCGTGCCTGTTTAGCGCCAACCTGAATGCCGGCCCATTCATAACTCAGTGCGGTGGCCACTCGCTCACGCGCCAGCGCGGACGCATTTTTATAGAGCTTAACCGGTTCGCCGGTAGAGCCTCCGGTGGTCTTGATTCTTGACGACAAGTGAACCTCGCCCGATAGCTCTTGGTGATGGCCAATCAAATCTTGCTTGGTGAGCAAAGGCAAGGCGTTATAAAAACGCTGGAAGTCCTCAGGGGTGTGAATTTGGCTACAATCGAGATGGGCGTCAGCAGGCAAAATTCTCCGATAGTAGGGTTTGTGGTGCACTGCATGCCCTAGCAGTGCGGTGAATTTTTGCAGCTGATAACGAAATAGACCATCGCTACTCTGATACTGCTGGCTGCGGTATAAACCCTGATACAAAAAATGAAACTCACCCGTGAAGGCGGTTGCTGGATAGTATAAGAACAATTTGTTGAGCAGCGGGTTCATGCCGCCCCCTGAGCCAGGGATTGGATGAGCATCGAATAGGCGTTGCCGACCTTGATGGCGCTGTATTTTTCTGCCACCAGTGCCTGCGCGCGACGGCCAGCGTCAG
Protein-coding sequences here:
- a CDS encoding glycosyltransferase family protein codes for the protein MFRKIQSIYVARHYYFADLRFYLSRSIGPYVFLAMYRFALIYNRSAALAYLLASLRSRVTETGLTLLKVNLQAIVANYFSANKLVSKNPKPSRMFDRLLVVAYPTPNRKGLVFIKFTETFHILLLDPTTVRRLLRDYHLVLEPSWSGYALPEILAWTAFAQTKIFIECAEKEDFRLISELKGNLVPLRIGSGDWVDYGATSAEVYQPLAAKKYDITLVANFNPIKRIHIFFRMLNKITAHKPIKAALVCANFGSQRLAVEKLLSLHRHLEIDYFVDLNTAQLNEILLESKYVSLLTLKEGSNRSLFEAVALNCPIILLAGNVGVNRDNVNAATGHIFTEKEIVRFFIGNPDPTKHPRNWGIEHISHGASMEKVLQAVYGFDYRTLYGQFFRNKVNSPEMAYDYEDALFNRKANHDCLNRYFSDCD
- a CDS encoding right-handed parallel beta-helix repeat-containing protein, with protein sequence MRYLFLASTLLLYSLSFAENYSALPLEQIAPKPSFDINNRYNRAYPDTLYSVDVVAGGGNYPYRFELIEAPADVQLDESIGTIRWASPIERDALYRFKVAISDSSVEPQTLTATWDVKVTKEGFMFVDSKNGSNDGAGTIDDPKLDFSDVYGGLSYESKYSERNKNKFIYFRSGKYKFDGYKEDARIQWTNRQPVVFLTYPKEVVEFDMSTTHLRSDTTLDNFYLEGVRVFQMSNSEETTHEFHMGFRISGGSKDVVFRNNRFQNLISSRDSWNQSVIMANHEGAGRRWSFLNNYFGNIMHGFGILAYTIDHVAVQRNSFVSFADPAGQGTSHALGIKMNSENWYVNENTFDDIDNNAIWLYNAKQGGESYGNIDVSYNRIETSGSGFGITFNDKNTDIDLPLYIYRNNIIGNVRFIKVVADTPNIIMKDNVIESYDTKVFSCEDCSDESSVITQGNQFSAEKGSFFRDRDETVGAISKDTFSSSVGADIVYELNQPKNLEPRLETN
- a CDS encoding phenylacetate--CoA ligase family protein — its product is MNPLLNKLFLYYPATAFTGEFHFLYQGLYRSQQYQSSDGLFRYQLQKFTALLGHAVHHKPYYRRILPADAHLDCSQIHTPEDFQRFYNALPLLTKQDLIGHHQELSGEVHLSSRIKTTGGSTGEPVKLYKNASALARERVATALSYEWAGIQVGAKQARFWGIPHSNRAKFLARITDLVANRYRLSAFDMTDADMAGYYRHLLVVKPAYLYGYVSAIRLFANYIKQTNLAPLPSLKAVITTSEVLSELDRHDIEQGFAVKVFNEYGCGEVGSIAHECEQGALHVMASNLLVQVERDGITYNHGTGEIVLTDLHNYATPLIRYKLGDYATLAPGGCSCGRGLPVLSRVHGRAYDIIHTPEGRSIHPEAIIYIFEKMQEQRAVFKQFQVLQDRLDHLTIRIIPTANFNNAIGRDIQLAVRNKISPTIQITLELVNTIVREKSGKLRVVKRQLTADDNRLPMANTQRS